Part of the Labilibaculum antarcticum genome, GTGGCATTCACAAATTCCTCTAAAGAGCCAATTCTTTCTTCCCCAAACACGTCGAAATTTTGCATTTTTAAGCGATCCAAATCTGCCCAATGGTGTCCCCAACTCAATCCTGGAGGCCACATTTCGTCTTCAGGAATAAATTTCTTAAGACTTTCAACAGATGGAACCGAAGTGATTGCAAACTCCGGAACAATAGGATAATCAAGCGTTTGATACCAATCTTCCATCAATGCAAAGCCCATACTGTAGAAATATTTTAGTGCATGCACGGCCTCTTTTGGTTTAAAGCCTGCCTTTTGAGACATTTCACAAGTTAATGGTGAATCGGGTACGAAAGGTAACTTTACGTAACTTTGCAGTGAATCTCCCAATGCCTCCAGAAAACCGACAGCAAACAACGGATCTGCCGTGCGCAACAGCATCTCCTCACCACCTTCCATCATAATCAAAGAAGGATGATTTCGGCGTTCTTTAATCACCAATACCGCTTCATGAATGATATCATCCAATAATTTTTGATCTCTAGGTAGATTGCCTGTTCCTAAAGGAACGACATCTTGCCAAACGGTTAATCCAGCCTCATCGCAAAGTTCATAAAATTCAGGAATTTCGGGTGGATGCCATCCGAAAATACGAATATTATTCATGTTTGCCTCTTTGGCCAGCTTAATTAAAGTTGCGTATTCATCAGGGGATGTTCGTCCTACAAAGATATCCGGTGGTCCACCCCAACAAGCTGATCTGATAAAATGGTTTTTCCCATTTATTAATGTTGTACGAGGAAAACTAACCTCATCTTTCGTGAAGCCAGGATTCCAAGCCATTGTAACTTCTCGAATACCAAATGTTACTTCTCTAAAGTCATGATTAACCTGTCCTTCTTTTACTGAGATCCTCGCTTTGTAGAGGTTTGGTTTCCCTAAATCCCAAGGCCACCAAAGCTTCGGTTTTTCGACATGGATGTTCTGTACAAATTTATGCAATCCAGGTTTCACCTTTTTTGTTAGTTCGACTGTAATGTTCTTCGATTCAAAATTTTTGCCTTCAATAGATGCTATAAAAGTCATTTCCTTTGGAACATCGCTGGTATTTTCCACACTCAACTCTAAACCAACTTCTGCTGTTTCATCCTCATTAATAATCGTATTGGCATATACATCCTTGATACGAACCTTGCCTGTCGAAACCATTTTTACGGGACGCCAAATTCCAAAAGGAATCAAATCGCGCCAGTAATCGCCAAACCAGGGTGTTTTTTTACCAGCCACCTTCGCGTTCACTTGTGGTGGTGGGTCGAGTTTCACCATCAATAAATTAGTGCTCTCCAAGCGATGTTTCGAAACTCGTAACGCATCATTAATATCAAATGAAAATGGTGAAAAAGCACCTTCATGACGCCCCAAATGATGTCCGTTCAACCACACATCACAACTGTAATCAACACCTTCAAAATCCAAACGAACTACCTGATCGCTTATGTCCTCGGTTACATTAAACTGTATGGAATACCACCATTCGTATTGTTGCACCCATTGTGCCTTCACACTATTACGTCCAAAATAAGGATCTTCAATGGCACCAATTTTCCATAAATCTGTAAAAACATCACCAGGTACTTCAGCAATATTCCAAACCAGAGTTTCAATATCCTCAGGTGGTAATTCATGTAATCCTTGCTTAACTCCCTCGCCTGGCAGCATCATTTTCATTTTCCAACGCATGCCACTCAGATCGCGTACAACCTGACTGTTCTCCTTATGTGAGTTGATCGACCCTGGTTGCGCATATAAATTACAGCATGAGATTGCACTCAACAAGGCTATAATTAAACATTTGGCCATTCTTATCATATTTTCAGTATTAGGTTTTTTCATAAAAAAAAGGTTGTTTCACAACTACGTTCTGAAACAACCCCTACACACTAACTCTAAATCCAACTAATCTAATATCTATTTGGCTTTAGGAGCCTCACCTATAGCCACGTGGGTTGTTACTCTTCTTGATGTAAATCGTCTAATGTATTGATAATCTGAATTCATATACTCGTGAGTCAATCCCCAACGAAGAATTTCTGTAGGTTCTTTTTCTATATCAGCAGAACGGTTTAATCCAATTGCATGTGGAGCTCCTTTTATGGATGATTTGATTGAAAAATTAATTCCATCCGGAGACCATTGTATTGTGTTTTTCTCAGGACCATCTGTAGTAATCAATGATGCAACACCACCATTATATGGCCAAACGCATATCTCATGTCCGCTATTAGATATTGGGTTGTAAGGAGATTTTACGTAAGGTCCTTTAGGATTATCAGCAATAGCTAAACCATGTCGAATTTGACGTCCTCCAAAAGTAATTTCTTCTCCCATTTGTTCTCCTTTATAGTACAAGTAAAATTTACCATTAAAAGGAATGATGCATGGATCATGAACTTTATGACTATCAAAATCACCTTTCTTAATTACATTAAAGCGATTATCGTCTGTGCCTTTCCAAACACCGTTATCAGCCGGACTTAAAATAGGCTCTTCTGATTTCGTCCAAGGACCATTAGGTGAGCTGGACCATGCCAAACCTACTTGATTCTTTACACGCACATTGTAAGGCGACTTTACAGTTTGATAAGACAAATAATAAGTTCCTTCCCATTCCATTACTTCCACAGTAAAAACCGAACGATCGTCATAAGCTCCTTTGGGGCCTCTTGGTACCGCTAAGCCTTCTTCTTTCCAGGTTATTCCATCCTCTGATGTTGCGTACCAAATATCACATCGATCCCAAGGAAATACTTTTTCATTTTCTATATCACCAGCAAAACCTTGTGTTGGCCCGGTACTTTTAGTATACCACACATAGTATTTACCATCAATTTTTAAAAGAGCACTTGGGTCTCTTCTCACGACACCTTCTTCATAGGCCAAATCGCCTTTTAAATCTGAAACTTCAAATTCAATAAACCATTCATTCCCTAATTTATCCCACTTTAAAGCTCTTTTTGATGCAGCGCTTAAATGATCCTTATCAGTTATGCCCAAACGATCAAAATCCTGCTCACTGTATTGGCTTACATCAAACTCTTCCTGAGTATGCTTGTCACTCGTACATCCAATGAA contains:
- a CDS encoding glycoside hydrolase family 117 protein, which encodes MKRILNFIVVAFFMTFIGCTSDKHTQEEFDVSQYSEQDFDRLGITDKDHLSAASKRALKWDKLGNEWFIEFEVSDLKGDLAYEEGVVRRDPSALLKIDGKYYVWYTKSTGPTQGFAGDIENEKVFPWDRCDIWYATSEDGITWKEEGLAVPRGPKGAYDDRSVFTVEVMEWEGTYYLSYQTVKSPYNVRVKNQVGLAWSSSPNGPWTKSEEPILSPADNGVWKGTDDNRFNVIKKGDFDSHKVHDPCIIPFNGKFYLYYKGEQMGEEITFGGRQIRHGLAIADNPKGPYVKSPYNPISNSGHEICVWPYNGGVASLITTDGPEKNTIQWSPDGINFSIKSSIKGAPHAIGLNRSADIEKEPTEILRWGLTHEYMNSDYQYIRRFTSRRVTTHVAIGEAPKAK
- a CDS encoding glycoside hydrolase family 2 protein, giving the protein MKKPNTENMIRMAKCLIIALLSAISCCNLYAQPGSINSHKENSQVVRDLSGMRWKMKMMLPGEGVKQGLHELPPEDIETLVWNIAEVPGDVFTDLWKIGAIEDPYFGRNSVKAQWVQQYEWWYSIQFNVTEDISDQVVRLDFEGVDYSCDVWLNGHHLGRHEGAFSPFSFDINDALRVSKHRLESTNLLMVKLDPPPQVNAKVAGKKTPWFGDYWRDLIPFGIWRPVKMVSTGKVRIKDVYANTIINEDETAEVGLELSVENTSDVPKEMTFIASIEGKNFESKNITVELTKKVKPGLHKFVQNIHVEKPKLWWPWDLGKPNLYKARISVKEGQVNHDFREVTFGIREVTMAWNPGFTKDEVSFPRTTLINGKNHFIRSACWGGPPDIFVGRTSPDEYATLIKLAKEANMNNIRIFGWHPPEIPEFYELCDEAGLTVWQDVVPLGTGNLPRDQKLLDDIIHEAVLVIKERRNHPSLIMMEGGEEMLLRTADPLFAVGFLEALGDSLQSYVKLPFVPDSPLTCEMSQKAGFKPKEAVHALKYFYSMGFALMEDWYQTLDYPIVPEFAITSVPSVESLKKFIPEDEMWPPGLSWGHHWADLDRLKMQNFDVFGEERIGSLEEFVNATQDAQGIIFQNGIEYFRRHKPRLSGIALCHFITYWPDMKWGIVDNYQQPKRSYDFVKKAYQPLLVSFNFKKRRWHNDEALKGEIWVINDFYTNYKNCKIKFTIEDDKGKVLTSSNYDVAAIAENSAKKFFDIDEDILKSVDKKFFIKLQLMDKKGNELSANDYFFLIGDQATATKQFNGMREKMQKRNGKYTYGNYLRFFDDMTRQNGKDYKSGVEKPKASDY